In a single window of the Manis pentadactyla isolate mManPen7 chromosome 14, mManPen7.hap1, whole genome shotgun sequence genome:
- the TBC1D10A gene encoding TBC1 domain family member 10A isoform X1, whose product MARSLGENGPRTPAAEEGLSETRESLAPGPDATAADELSSLGSDSEANGFAERRIDKFGFIVGSQGAEGALEEVPLEVLRQRESKWLDMLNNWDKWMAKKHKKIRLRCQKGIPPSLRGRAWQYLSGGKVKLQQNPGKFDELDMSPGDPKWLDVIERDLHRQFPFHEMFVSRGGHGQQDLLRVLKAYTLYRPEEGYCQAQAPVAAVLLMHMPAEQAFWCLVQICEKYLPGYYSEKLEAIQLDGEILFSLLQKVSPVAHKHLSRQKIDPLLYMTEWFMCAFARTLPWSSVLRVWDMFFCEGVKIIFRVGLVLLKHALGSPEKLKACQGQYETIERLRSLSPKVMQEAFLVQEVVELPVTERQIEREHLLQLRRWQETRGELQCCSPPRLHGAKAILEAEPGPRPTLQPSPSVRLPPDARLPGSKGKLKLPKQIQKEQKEQQKQAKERGQLDKPPTPNQANMATAAGDACAPQDMPPKDLAPEDPAPQDSATQDSAHRCSQESLTSQESEDTYL is encoded by the exons ATGGCGAGGAGCCTCGGAGAGAACGGGCCGCGCACGCCCGCGGCCGAGGAGGGCTTGTCGGAGACCCGGGAGAGCCTGGCTCCGGGCCCCGACGCCACAGCCGCCGACGAGCTCAGCTCTCTCGGCTCCGACTCAGAGGCCAACGGCTTCGCTGAGCGCCGCATCGACAAGTTTGGCTTCATCGTGGGCTCGCAGGGCGCCGAGGGCGC GCTGGAGGAAGTCCCTCTGGAGGTGCTGAGGCAGAGGGAGTCCAAGTGGCTGGACATGCTCAACAACTGGGACAAATGGATGGCCAAGAAGCACAAAAAG ATTCGTCTGCGGTGCCAGAAAGGCATCCCGCCTTCTCTGCGGGGCCGTGCTTGGCAGTACCTGTCGGGAGGCAAGGTGAAGCTCCAGCAGAACCCTGGAAAGTTTGAC GAGCTGGACATGTCCCCTGGAGACCCTAAATGGCTGGATGTGATTGAGCGTGACCTGCACCGGCAGTTCCCTTTCCATGAGATGTTTGTGTCCCGGGGGGGCCACGG CCAGCAGGACCTGCTCCGTGTGCTGAAGGCCTACACTCTGTACCGGCCTGAGGAAGGCTACTGCCAGGCCCAGGCGCCTGTGGCTGCCGTCCTGCTCATGCACATGCCTGCTGAG CAAGCCTTCTGGTGCTTGGTGCAGATCTGTGAGAAGTACCTGCCTGGCTACTACAGTGAGAAACTG GAGGCAATCCAGCTGGACGGGGAGATCCTCTTCTCGCTGCTGCAGAAGGTGTCGCCTGTCGCCCACAAACACCTCAGCCGGCAGAAGATTGACCCACTACTGTACATGACAGAGTGGTTCATGTGTGCCTTCGCCCGAACCCTACCCTGGAGCTCGGTGCTGCGTGTCTGGGACATGTTCTTCTGTGAAG GCGTCAAGATCATCTTCCGGGTGGGGCTGGTGCTGCTGAAGCACGCACTGGGCTCCCCCGAGAAGCTCAAAGCCTGCCAGGGCCAGTACGAGACTATCGAGCGCCTGCGGAGCCTCAGCCCCAAGGTCATGCAGGAGGCCTTCCTGGTCCAGGAG GTGGTGGAGTTGCCAGTGACAGAGCGCCAGATTGAGCGTGAGCACCTCCTCCAGCTGCGGCGCTGGCAGGAGACCCGGGGTGAGCTGCAGTGCTGCTCCCCGCCCAGGTTGCATGGTGCCAAGGCCATCCTGGAAGCAGAGCCAGGCCCTCGGCCCACCCTGCAACCCTCCCCATCAGTCCGCCTGCCCCCTGATGCCCGCCTCCCCGGCTCCAAAGGCAAGCTCAAGCTGCCCAAGCAGATTCAGAAAGAGCAGAAGGAGCAGCAGAAACAGGCGAAGGAGAGAGGGCAGCTGGACAAGCCTCCAACCCCAAATCAAGCCAACATGGCAACTGCTGCAGGAGATGCTTGTGCCCCACAGGACATGCCCCCAAAGGATCTAGCCCCCGAGGATCCAGCCCCCCAGGACTCAGCTACCCAGGACTCAGCCCACCGCTGCTCCCAGGAGAGTCTGACGTCCCAGGAGAGTGAGGACACCTACTTGTAA
- the TBC1D10A gene encoding TBC1 domain family member 10A isoform X4, producing the protein MARSLGENGPRTPAAEEGLSETRESLAPGPDATAADELSSLGSDSEANGFAERRIDKFGFIVGSQGAEGALEEVPLEVLRQRESKWLDMLNNWDKWMAKKHKKIRLRCQKGIPPSLRGRAWQYLSGGKVKLQQNPGKFDELDMSPGDPKWLDVIERDLHRQFPFHEMFVSRGGHGQQDLLRVLKAYTLYRPEEGYCQAQAPVAAVLLMHMPAEQAFWCLVQICEKYLPGYYSEKLEAIQLDGEILFSLLQKVSPVAHKHLSRQKIDPLLYMTEWFMCAFARTLPWSSVLRVWDMFFCEGVKIIFRVGLVLLKHALGSPEKLKACQGQYETIERLRSLSPKVMQEAFLVQEVVELPVTERQIEREHLLQLRRWQETRGHAPKGSSPRGSSPPGLSYPGLSPPLLPGESDVPGE; encoded by the exons ATGGCGAGGAGCCTCGGAGAGAACGGGCCGCGCACGCCCGCGGCCGAGGAGGGCTTGTCGGAGACCCGGGAGAGCCTGGCTCCGGGCCCCGACGCCACAGCCGCCGACGAGCTCAGCTCTCTCGGCTCCGACTCAGAGGCCAACGGCTTCGCTGAGCGCCGCATCGACAAGTTTGGCTTCATCGTGGGCTCGCAGGGCGCCGAGGGCGC GCTGGAGGAAGTCCCTCTGGAGGTGCTGAGGCAGAGGGAGTCCAAGTGGCTGGACATGCTCAACAACTGGGACAAATGGATGGCCAAGAAGCACAAAAAG ATTCGTCTGCGGTGCCAGAAAGGCATCCCGCCTTCTCTGCGGGGCCGTGCTTGGCAGTACCTGTCGGGAGGCAAGGTGAAGCTCCAGCAGAACCCTGGAAAGTTTGAC GAGCTGGACATGTCCCCTGGAGACCCTAAATGGCTGGATGTGATTGAGCGTGACCTGCACCGGCAGTTCCCTTTCCATGAGATGTTTGTGTCCCGGGGGGGCCACGG CCAGCAGGACCTGCTCCGTGTGCTGAAGGCCTACACTCTGTACCGGCCTGAGGAAGGCTACTGCCAGGCCCAGGCGCCTGTGGCTGCCGTCCTGCTCATGCACATGCCTGCTGAG CAAGCCTTCTGGTGCTTGGTGCAGATCTGTGAGAAGTACCTGCCTGGCTACTACAGTGAGAAACTG GAGGCAATCCAGCTGGACGGGGAGATCCTCTTCTCGCTGCTGCAGAAGGTGTCGCCTGTCGCCCACAAACACCTCAGCCGGCAGAAGATTGACCCACTACTGTACATGACAGAGTGGTTCATGTGTGCCTTCGCCCGAACCCTACCCTGGAGCTCGGTGCTGCGTGTCTGGGACATGTTCTTCTGTGAAG GCGTCAAGATCATCTTCCGGGTGGGGCTGGTGCTGCTGAAGCACGCACTGGGCTCCCCCGAGAAGCTCAAAGCCTGCCAGGGCCAGTACGAGACTATCGAGCGCCTGCGGAGCCTCAGCCCCAAGGTCATGCAGGAGGCCTTCCTGGTCCAGGAG GTGGTGGAGTTGCCAGTGACAGAGCGCCAGATTGAGCGTGAGCACCTCCTCCAGCTGCGGCGCTGGCAGGAGACCCGGG GACATGCCCCCAAAGGATCTAGCCCCCGAGGATCCAGCCCCCCAGGACTCAGCTACCCAGGACTCAGCCCACCGCTGCTCCCAGGAGAGTCTGACGTCCCAGGAGAGTGA
- the TBC1D10A gene encoding TBC1 domain family member 10A isoform X2 — protein MARSLGENGPRTPAAEEGLSETRESLAPGPDATAADELSSLGSDSEANGFAERRIDKFGFIVGSQGAEGALEEVPLEVLRQRESKWLDMLNNWDKWMAKKHKKELDMSPGDPKWLDVIERDLHRQFPFHEMFVSRGGHGQQDLLRVLKAYTLYRPEEGYCQAQAPVAAVLLMHMPAEQAFWCLVQICEKYLPGYYSEKLEAIQLDGEILFSLLQKVSPVAHKHLSRQKIDPLLYMTEWFMCAFARTLPWSSVLRVWDMFFCEGVKIIFRVGLVLLKHALGSPEKLKACQGQYETIERLRSLSPKVMQEAFLVQEVVELPVTERQIEREHLLQLRRWQETRGELQCCSPPRLHGAKAILEAEPGPRPTLQPSPSVRLPPDARLPGSKGKLKLPKQIQKEQKEQQKQAKERGQLDKPPTPNQANMATAAGDACAPQDMPPKDLAPEDPAPQDSATQDSAHRCSQESLTSQESEDTYL, from the exons ATGGCGAGGAGCCTCGGAGAGAACGGGCCGCGCACGCCCGCGGCCGAGGAGGGCTTGTCGGAGACCCGGGAGAGCCTGGCTCCGGGCCCCGACGCCACAGCCGCCGACGAGCTCAGCTCTCTCGGCTCCGACTCAGAGGCCAACGGCTTCGCTGAGCGCCGCATCGACAAGTTTGGCTTCATCGTGGGCTCGCAGGGCGCCGAGGGCGC GCTGGAGGAAGTCCCTCTGGAGGTGCTGAGGCAGAGGGAGTCCAAGTGGCTGGACATGCTCAACAACTGGGACAAATGGATGGCCAAGAAGCACAAAAAG GAGCTGGACATGTCCCCTGGAGACCCTAAATGGCTGGATGTGATTGAGCGTGACCTGCACCGGCAGTTCCCTTTCCATGAGATGTTTGTGTCCCGGGGGGGCCACGG CCAGCAGGACCTGCTCCGTGTGCTGAAGGCCTACACTCTGTACCGGCCTGAGGAAGGCTACTGCCAGGCCCAGGCGCCTGTGGCTGCCGTCCTGCTCATGCACATGCCTGCTGAG CAAGCCTTCTGGTGCTTGGTGCAGATCTGTGAGAAGTACCTGCCTGGCTACTACAGTGAGAAACTG GAGGCAATCCAGCTGGACGGGGAGATCCTCTTCTCGCTGCTGCAGAAGGTGTCGCCTGTCGCCCACAAACACCTCAGCCGGCAGAAGATTGACCCACTACTGTACATGACAGAGTGGTTCATGTGTGCCTTCGCCCGAACCCTACCCTGGAGCTCGGTGCTGCGTGTCTGGGACATGTTCTTCTGTGAAG GCGTCAAGATCATCTTCCGGGTGGGGCTGGTGCTGCTGAAGCACGCACTGGGCTCCCCCGAGAAGCTCAAAGCCTGCCAGGGCCAGTACGAGACTATCGAGCGCCTGCGGAGCCTCAGCCCCAAGGTCATGCAGGAGGCCTTCCTGGTCCAGGAG GTGGTGGAGTTGCCAGTGACAGAGCGCCAGATTGAGCGTGAGCACCTCCTCCAGCTGCGGCGCTGGCAGGAGACCCGGGGTGAGCTGCAGTGCTGCTCCCCGCCCAGGTTGCATGGTGCCAAGGCCATCCTGGAAGCAGAGCCAGGCCCTCGGCCCACCCTGCAACCCTCCCCATCAGTCCGCCTGCCCCCTGATGCCCGCCTCCCCGGCTCCAAAGGCAAGCTCAAGCTGCCCAAGCAGATTCAGAAAGAGCAGAAGGAGCAGCAGAAACAGGCGAAGGAGAGAGGGCAGCTGGACAAGCCTCCAACCCCAAATCAAGCCAACATGGCAACTGCTGCAGGAGATGCTTGTGCCCCACAGGACATGCCCCCAAAGGATCTAGCCCCCGAGGATCCAGCCCCCCAGGACTCAGCTACCCAGGACTCAGCCCACCGCTGCTCCCAGGAGAGTCTGACGTCCCAGGAGAGTGAGGACACCTACTTGTAA
- the TBC1D10A gene encoding TBC1 domain family member 10A isoform X3, whose translation MCLHHLLEEVPLEVLRQRESKWLDMLNNWDKWMAKKHKKIRLRCQKGIPPSLRGRAWQYLSGGKVKLQQNPGKFDELDMSPGDPKWLDVIERDLHRQFPFHEMFVSRGGHGQQDLLRVLKAYTLYRPEEGYCQAQAPVAAVLLMHMPAEQAFWCLVQICEKYLPGYYSEKLEAIQLDGEILFSLLQKVSPVAHKHLSRQKIDPLLYMTEWFMCAFARTLPWSSVLRVWDMFFCEGVKIIFRVGLVLLKHALGSPEKLKACQGQYETIERLRSLSPKVMQEAFLVQEVVELPVTERQIEREHLLQLRRWQETRGELQCCSPPRLHGAKAILEAEPGPRPTLQPSPSVRLPPDARLPGSKGKLKLPKQIQKEQKEQQKQAKERGQLDKPPTPNQANMATAAGDACAPQDMPPKDLAPEDPAPQDSATQDSAHRCSQESLTSQESEDTYL comes from the exons ATGTGCCTTCACCATCT GCTGGAGGAAGTCCCTCTGGAGGTGCTGAGGCAGAGGGAGTCCAAGTGGCTGGACATGCTCAACAACTGGGACAAATGGATGGCCAAGAAGCACAAAAAG ATTCGTCTGCGGTGCCAGAAAGGCATCCCGCCTTCTCTGCGGGGCCGTGCTTGGCAGTACCTGTCGGGAGGCAAGGTGAAGCTCCAGCAGAACCCTGGAAAGTTTGAC GAGCTGGACATGTCCCCTGGAGACCCTAAATGGCTGGATGTGATTGAGCGTGACCTGCACCGGCAGTTCCCTTTCCATGAGATGTTTGTGTCCCGGGGGGGCCACGG CCAGCAGGACCTGCTCCGTGTGCTGAAGGCCTACACTCTGTACCGGCCTGAGGAAGGCTACTGCCAGGCCCAGGCGCCTGTGGCTGCCGTCCTGCTCATGCACATGCCTGCTGAG CAAGCCTTCTGGTGCTTGGTGCAGATCTGTGAGAAGTACCTGCCTGGCTACTACAGTGAGAAACTG GAGGCAATCCAGCTGGACGGGGAGATCCTCTTCTCGCTGCTGCAGAAGGTGTCGCCTGTCGCCCACAAACACCTCAGCCGGCAGAAGATTGACCCACTACTGTACATGACAGAGTGGTTCATGTGTGCCTTCGCCCGAACCCTACCCTGGAGCTCGGTGCTGCGTGTCTGGGACATGTTCTTCTGTGAAG GCGTCAAGATCATCTTCCGGGTGGGGCTGGTGCTGCTGAAGCACGCACTGGGCTCCCCCGAGAAGCTCAAAGCCTGCCAGGGCCAGTACGAGACTATCGAGCGCCTGCGGAGCCTCAGCCCCAAGGTCATGCAGGAGGCCTTCCTGGTCCAGGAG GTGGTGGAGTTGCCAGTGACAGAGCGCCAGATTGAGCGTGAGCACCTCCTCCAGCTGCGGCGCTGGCAGGAGACCCGGGGTGAGCTGCAGTGCTGCTCCCCGCCCAGGTTGCATGGTGCCAAGGCCATCCTGGAAGCAGAGCCAGGCCCTCGGCCCACCCTGCAACCCTCCCCATCAGTCCGCCTGCCCCCTGATGCCCGCCTCCCCGGCTCCAAAGGCAAGCTCAAGCTGCCCAAGCAGATTCAGAAAGAGCAGAAGGAGCAGCAGAAACAGGCGAAGGAGAGAGGGCAGCTGGACAAGCCTCCAACCCCAAATCAAGCCAACATGGCAACTGCTGCAGGAGATGCTTGTGCCCCACAGGACATGCCCCCAAAGGATCTAGCCCCCGAGGATCCAGCCCCCCAGGACTCAGCTACCCAGGACTCAGCCCACCGCTGCTCCCAGGAGAGTCTGACGTCCCAGGAGAGTGAGGACACCTACTTGTAA
- the TBC1D10A gene encoding TBC1 domain family member 10A isoform X6 has translation MCLHHLLEEVPLEVLRQRESKWLDMLNNWDKWMAKKHKKELDMSPGDPKWLDVIERDLHRQFPFHEMFVSRGGHGQQDLLRVLKAYTLYRPEEGYCQAQAPVAAVLLMHMPAEQAFWCLVQICEKYLPGYYSEKLEAIQLDGEILFSLLQKVSPVAHKHLSRQKIDPLLYMTEWFMCAFARTLPWSSVLRVWDMFFCEGVKIIFRVGLVLLKHALGSPEKLKACQGQYETIERLRSLSPKVMQEAFLVQEVVELPVTERQIEREHLLQLRRWQETRGELQCCSPPRLHGAKAILEAEPGPRPTLQPSPSVRLPPDARLPGSKGKLKLPKQIQKEQKEQQKQAKERGQLDKPPTPNQANMATAAGDACAPQDMPPKDLAPEDPAPQDSATQDSAHRCSQESLTSQESEDTYL, from the exons ATGTGCCTTCACCATCT GCTGGAGGAAGTCCCTCTGGAGGTGCTGAGGCAGAGGGAGTCCAAGTGGCTGGACATGCTCAACAACTGGGACAAATGGATGGCCAAGAAGCACAAAAAG GAGCTGGACATGTCCCCTGGAGACCCTAAATGGCTGGATGTGATTGAGCGTGACCTGCACCGGCAGTTCCCTTTCCATGAGATGTTTGTGTCCCGGGGGGGCCACGG CCAGCAGGACCTGCTCCGTGTGCTGAAGGCCTACACTCTGTACCGGCCTGAGGAAGGCTACTGCCAGGCCCAGGCGCCTGTGGCTGCCGTCCTGCTCATGCACATGCCTGCTGAG CAAGCCTTCTGGTGCTTGGTGCAGATCTGTGAGAAGTACCTGCCTGGCTACTACAGTGAGAAACTG GAGGCAATCCAGCTGGACGGGGAGATCCTCTTCTCGCTGCTGCAGAAGGTGTCGCCTGTCGCCCACAAACACCTCAGCCGGCAGAAGATTGACCCACTACTGTACATGACAGAGTGGTTCATGTGTGCCTTCGCCCGAACCCTACCCTGGAGCTCGGTGCTGCGTGTCTGGGACATGTTCTTCTGTGAAG GCGTCAAGATCATCTTCCGGGTGGGGCTGGTGCTGCTGAAGCACGCACTGGGCTCCCCCGAGAAGCTCAAAGCCTGCCAGGGCCAGTACGAGACTATCGAGCGCCTGCGGAGCCTCAGCCCCAAGGTCATGCAGGAGGCCTTCCTGGTCCAGGAG GTGGTGGAGTTGCCAGTGACAGAGCGCCAGATTGAGCGTGAGCACCTCCTCCAGCTGCGGCGCTGGCAGGAGACCCGGGGTGAGCTGCAGTGCTGCTCCCCGCCCAGGTTGCATGGTGCCAAGGCCATCCTGGAAGCAGAGCCAGGCCCTCGGCCCACCCTGCAACCCTCCCCATCAGTCCGCCTGCCCCCTGATGCCCGCCTCCCCGGCTCCAAAGGCAAGCTCAAGCTGCCCAAGCAGATTCAGAAAGAGCAGAAGGAGCAGCAGAAACAGGCGAAGGAGAGAGGGCAGCTGGACAAGCCTCCAACCCCAAATCAAGCCAACATGGCAACTGCTGCAGGAGATGCTTGTGCCCCACAGGACATGCCCCCAAAGGATCTAGCCCCCGAGGATCCAGCCCCCCAGGACTCAGCTACCCAGGACTCAGCCCACCGCTGCTCCCAGGAGAGTCTGACGTCCCAGGAGAGTGAGGACACCTACTTGTAA
- the TBC1D10A gene encoding TBC1 domain family member 10A isoform X5, with translation MLNNWDKWMAKKHKKIRLRCQKGIPPSLRGRAWQYLSGGKVKLQQNPGKFDELDMSPGDPKWLDVIERDLHRQFPFHEMFVSRGGHGQQDLLRVLKAYTLYRPEEGYCQAQAPVAAVLLMHMPAEQAFWCLVQICEKYLPGYYSEKLEAIQLDGEILFSLLQKVSPVAHKHLSRQKIDPLLYMTEWFMCAFARTLPWSSVLRVWDMFFCEGVKIIFRVGLVLLKHALGSPEKLKACQGQYETIERLRSLSPKVMQEAFLVQEVVELPVTERQIEREHLLQLRRWQETRGELQCCSPPRLHGAKAILEAEPGPRPTLQPSPSVRLPPDARLPGSKGKLKLPKQIQKEQKEQQKQAKERGQLDKPPTPNQANMATAAGDACAPQDMPPKDLAPEDPAPQDSATQDSAHRCSQESLTSQESEDTYL, from the exons ATGCTCAACAACTGGGACAAATGGATGGCCAAGAAGCACAAAAAG ATTCGTCTGCGGTGCCAGAAAGGCATCCCGCCTTCTCTGCGGGGCCGTGCTTGGCAGTACCTGTCGGGAGGCAAGGTGAAGCTCCAGCAGAACCCTGGAAAGTTTGAC GAGCTGGACATGTCCCCTGGAGACCCTAAATGGCTGGATGTGATTGAGCGTGACCTGCACCGGCAGTTCCCTTTCCATGAGATGTTTGTGTCCCGGGGGGGCCACGG CCAGCAGGACCTGCTCCGTGTGCTGAAGGCCTACACTCTGTACCGGCCTGAGGAAGGCTACTGCCAGGCCCAGGCGCCTGTGGCTGCCGTCCTGCTCATGCACATGCCTGCTGAG CAAGCCTTCTGGTGCTTGGTGCAGATCTGTGAGAAGTACCTGCCTGGCTACTACAGTGAGAAACTG GAGGCAATCCAGCTGGACGGGGAGATCCTCTTCTCGCTGCTGCAGAAGGTGTCGCCTGTCGCCCACAAACACCTCAGCCGGCAGAAGATTGACCCACTACTGTACATGACAGAGTGGTTCATGTGTGCCTTCGCCCGAACCCTACCCTGGAGCTCGGTGCTGCGTGTCTGGGACATGTTCTTCTGTGAAG GCGTCAAGATCATCTTCCGGGTGGGGCTGGTGCTGCTGAAGCACGCACTGGGCTCCCCCGAGAAGCTCAAAGCCTGCCAGGGCCAGTACGAGACTATCGAGCGCCTGCGGAGCCTCAGCCCCAAGGTCATGCAGGAGGCCTTCCTGGTCCAGGAG GTGGTGGAGTTGCCAGTGACAGAGCGCCAGATTGAGCGTGAGCACCTCCTCCAGCTGCGGCGCTGGCAGGAGACCCGGGGTGAGCTGCAGTGCTGCTCCCCGCCCAGGTTGCATGGTGCCAAGGCCATCCTGGAAGCAGAGCCAGGCCCTCGGCCCACCCTGCAACCCTCCCCATCAGTCCGCCTGCCCCCTGATGCCCGCCTCCCCGGCTCCAAAGGCAAGCTCAAGCTGCCCAAGCAGATTCAGAAAGAGCAGAAGGAGCAGCAGAAACAGGCGAAGGAGAGAGGGCAGCTGGACAAGCCTCCAACCCCAAATCAAGCCAACATGGCAACTGCTGCAGGAGATGCTTGTGCCCCACAGGACATGCCCCCAAAGGATCTAGCCCCCGAGGATCCAGCCCCCCAGGACTCAGCTACCCAGGACTCAGCCCACCGCTGCTCCCAGGAGAGTCTGACGTCCCAGGAGAGTGAGGACACCTACTTGTAA